A stretch of Gemmatimonas aurantiaca T-27 DNA encodes these proteins:
- a CDS encoding glycosyltransferase family 25 protein: MNAILRKGAAILRRGPLVARNYLLARLRRWPVSRITGHWINEIPVYCVSLRGATERRSLIQSQVEKIGIQHFQFVDAVQASDLTHEKAASENLYAPEICQHFHGRDLRLTEIACSLSHARIYRMIANSTAPWSLIIEDDALFRARRLAKLTWKQLPTDAQIVFLSAFLHERPPKQKIARDVYSGESYAGSTAAYLINREAAALLADAAVPVVHAADGLLGRVTNRPDDIPERYRSAVRFPALRSAIVHPEVIYNGSVEYYHLTAIGK, translated from the coding sequence GTGAACGCCATTCTCAGAAAGGGTGCTGCCATCCTCCGCCGAGGCCCGTTGGTAGCACGCAACTACCTGCTGGCCCGGCTCCGGCGATGGCCTGTCAGCAGGATCACAGGACACTGGATCAACGAGATCCCCGTGTACTGTGTGAGCCTGCGGGGAGCCACGGAAAGAAGATCGCTGATTCAGTCGCAAGTGGAGAAAATCGGGATTCAGCACTTCCAGTTCGTGGATGCCGTTCAGGCGAGCGATCTGACCCACGAAAAGGCCGCCAGCGAGAACCTCTACGCGCCGGAGATCTGTCAGCATTTTCACGGGCGCGACCTTCGCCTTACCGAGATTGCCTGCAGTCTGTCGCACGCAAGGATCTATCGAATGATCGCGAACTCCACAGCACCATGGTCATTGATCATCGAAGATGATGCGCTCTTCCGCGCCAGGCGATTGGCGAAGCTGACGTGGAAGCAGCTACCAACCGATGCCCAGATCGTCTTTCTCAGCGCATTTCTCCATGAACGTCCTCCCAAACAGAAGATCGCGCGCGATGTCTACAGCGGCGAGTCATATGCGGGATCAACGGCCGCATATCTGATCAACCGGGAAGCTGCGGCATTGCTTGCCGATGCTGCCGTGCCCGTAGTTCACGCAGCCGATGGCCTATTGGGGCGGGTGACTAACCGCCCCGATGATATTCCAGAGCGCTACCGGAGCGCGGTGCGTTTCCCCGCCCTGCGGTCAGCAATCGTGCACCCCGAAGTCATCTACAATGGCTCGGTCGAGTACTACCATCTGACGGCCATCGGCAAATAG
- a CDS encoding GNAT family N-acetyltransferase: protein MNHLQFAPASLQHLDFVVHAVTAAEQVPLSGAGTMYEAIYGLDPSEFRAFAVEALSGEHFGNPLSLAGFRLLLDADKPVACCTQWVESEGAAPSGTTVAMLMSRFLGISRLRSRASFIRALAAVAPKRTAGSLQLESFFVAPEFRGAGLAAALTSYCISETTARSTTTHAEISLLAENTAAARAYRSAGFESFWHTPANDPLFAERTGSAGFVQLRRTIQTLTPNTEASGDQ, encoded by the coding sequence ATGAATCACCTTCAGTTCGCGCCCGCCTCATTGCAGCATCTGGACTTCGTCGTGCATGCGGTGACGGCCGCCGAGCAGGTTCCGTTGTCCGGGGCCGGCACGATGTACGAGGCGATCTACGGATTGGACCCGTCGGAGTTCCGGGCCTTTGCCGTGGAAGCACTGTCCGGAGAGCATTTTGGCAACCCGCTGTCGCTGGCCGGATTTCGGCTCCTGCTGGATGCTGACAAACCCGTGGCATGCTGCACGCAGTGGGTGGAGAGCGAAGGAGCCGCCCCCAGTGGCACCACAGTGGCCATGCTGATGTCCCGATTCCTGGGGATCAGTCGTCTGCGATCACGTGCGAGCTTCATACGAGCGCTGGCTGCGGTAGCCCCAAAGCGCACGGCGGGAAGCCTGCAGCTCGAATCGTTCTTTGTCGCTCCGGAATTCCGAGGAGCTGGCCTGGCGGCGGCTCTCACGTCGTACTGCATCAGCGAGACGACAGCGCGCTCGACGACGACGCACGCCGAAATCTCGTTGCTCGCTGAAAACACCGCTGCAGCACGTGCTTACCGCAGCGCGGGATTCGAGAGTTTCTGGCACACGCCGGCCAACGATCCTCTTTTTGCCGAACGTACCGGCAGTGCCGGCTTCGTTCAGCTTCGTCGAACCATTCAGACTCTTACCCCGAACACAGAGGCATCCGGTGACCAGTGA
- a CDS encoding acyl carrier protein, with protein sequence MTSDIILEQLQPIFRELFERSDLTVDRETSAQSVDGWDSLMHVTLIGAVEEHFKVRFALGELEELMCVGDMVDLIAKKA encoded by the coding sequence GTGACCAGTGACATCATCCTGGAGCAGTTGCAGCCGATCTTTCGTGAATTGTTCGAACGTTCAGACCTGACCGTTGATCGGGAGACCAGCGCCCAGTCCGTCGACGGATGGGATTCGCTGATGCATGTCACGCTCATCGGGGCCGTGGAAGAGCATTTCAAGGTGCGCTTTGCCCTCGGCGAACTGGAAGAGCTGATGTGCGTCGGCGATATGGTGGACTTGATCGCCAAGAAGGCATAA
- a CDS encoding citrate synthase, producing the protein MSNAANADVLELTDSRSGSQYSAPIRTEGPEGDTYMRAMDLRPIKREASEFGLLSYDPAFMNTASCRSAITFIDGDQGILRYRGYPIEQLAENATFLEVAYLLRNGELPNQTQYDSWVHDITYHTYVHENIRKFLEGFRYDAHPMSMLCSATAALSSFYPDARDIQDPQQRYISTIRLMAKLPTIAAFAYRHVKGLPFIYPDNDLSYTENFLSMIARMSEPKYEANPVFVKALEVLFILHADHEQNCSTNAVRAVGSSHVDPFSAVAAGIAALYGPLHGGANEAVLRMITDIGDKKNIPAFIESVKSGKGDRLMGFGHRVYKSYDPRARIVKKLADEVFAQVGMDKDLEIALELERIALSDDYFVSRKLYPNVDFYTGLIYRSMAFPTDFFTVLFAVARVSGWLAQWEEMILDKEQKIARPRQIYIGHGERPYADGLSEKFPKARKDSIRK; encoded by the coding sequence ATGAGCAACGCCGCAAACGCCGATGTGCTTGAGCTGACCGATAGCCGGTCCGGCAGCCAGTATAGCGCCCCAATCCGCACGGAGGGTCCGGAAGGCGACACGTACATGCGCGCCATGGACCTGCGCCCGATCAAGCGCGAAGCCAGCGAGTTTGGCTTGTTGAGCTACGACCCGGCGTTCATGAACACGGCCTCCTGCCGGAGCGCCATCACGTTCATCGACGGCGATCAGGGCATTCTCCGCTATCGCGGGTACCCGATCGAGCAGCTCGCGGAAAACGCTACCTTCCTCGAAGTGGCCTACCTGCTGCGCAACGGCGAGTTGCCCAATCAGACGCAGTACGACTCGTGGGTGCATGACATCACGTACCATACGTACGTGCACGAGAACATCCGGAAGTTCCTGGAAGGCTTCCGGTACGATGCGCACCCGATGAGCATGCTGTGCAGCGCCACAGCCGCACTGTCCAGCTTCTACCCGGATGCGCGCGACATTCAGGATCCGCAGCAGCGATACATCAGCACCATCCGCCTGATGGCAAAGCTGCCCACCATCGCGGCGTTCGCGTATCGGCACGTGAAGGGGTTGCCATTCATTTACCCCGACAACGATCTCAGCTACACGGAGAACTTCCTCTCCATGATCGCCCGGATGTCCGAGCCCAAGTACGAGGCCAATCCGGTATTCGTGAAGGCGTTGGAAGTGTTGTTCATCCTGCACGCCGACCATGAGCAGAACTGCAGCACCAACGCGGTGCGTGCCGTGGGCTCATCGCACGTCGACCCGTTCTCGGCGGTCGCGGCCGGCATTGCGGCGCTGTACGGGCCGTTGCATGGTGGCGCCAACGAGGCGGTGCTGCGCATGATCACCGACATCGGCGACAAGAAGAACATCCCTGCCTTCATCGAGTCCGTGAAGAGTGGCAAGGGCGATCGCCTGATGGGCTTCGGGCACCGCGTCTACAAGAGCTATGACCCGCGCGCCCGTATCGTGAAGAAGCTGGCCGATGAAGTCTTCGCGCAGGTCGGCATGGACAAGGATCTCGAAATCGCGCTGGAGCTCGAGCGGATCGCCCTGTCCGACGACTACTTCGTGTCCCGGAAGCTGTATCCGAACGTCGACTTCTACACGGGGCTGATCTATCGCTCCATGGCGTTCCCGACGGACTTCTTCACGGTGCTGTTTGCCGTGGCGCGTGTGTCCGGGTGGCTCGCCCAGTGGGAAGAGATGATCCTCGACAAGGAACAGAAGATCGCCCGGCCGCGGCAGATCTACATTGGCCATGGCGAGCGTCCGTACGCGGACGGGCTCTCGGAGAAGTTCCCGAAGGCGCGCAAGGACAGCATTCGCAAGTAG
- a CDS encoding MBOAT family O-acyltransferase encodes MQLNEFRYLLLFLPAVALAAYGLRRARRGQWVPHLLLCASVVFYVSNGWQQLPVLLASITFNWFIAQRLASTEPGTARRRLLQLGLGVNVAALIVFKVSPAMALPDTVSWLGGIGMPLGLSFFTIAQVMFLVDCYERLVPARGLTEHATFVSYFPNITAGPILRTRLFYSQLDAAKSPASEHDLAGKALFLIALGLVKKVVFGDSFAKISGAGFGAVESLSALEAWITVLSATFEVYFDFSGYSDIALGSAQLLGMKLSRNFDAPFRSATISEFWKRWHITLSDFITTYLYTPLLRRMGKVTLRKSAMATLVAMIIAGVWHGFTWNFAIFGLLHGLALGGYQYWKRLKRPLPRPLDIVATFLFVSVVFITVKAASVAITIEMLSQLVSPLDPLSTAVLRGVIPTTDLRLITAPVLLGVILAFGQATSDRIASASTPGLRRDLVTMLLFVVAHVFMGNGAGTDFRYRQF; translated from the coding sequence GTGCAGCTCAACGAGTTCCGATACCTCCTGCTGTTCCTGCCCGCCGTGGCGTTGGCCGCCTATGGCCTGCGACGTGCCCGACGTGGCCAATGGGTGCCACATCTGCTGTTGTGTGCCTCGGTGGTCTTTTACGTCTCGAACGGCTGGCAGCAACTGCCGGTGCTGCTTGCGTCGATCACGTTCAACTGGTTCATCGCCCAACGCCTGGCGTCGACGGAACCCGGCACCGCCCGGCGGCGCCTGTTGCAGTTGGGACTTGGGGTGAACGTGGCCGCGCTGATTGTGTTCAAAGTCAGTCCAGCGATGGCCCTGCCAGATACGGTGTCGTGGCTCGGGGGCATCGGCATGCCACTCGGGCTCAGTTTCTTTACGATCGCCCAGGTGATGTTCCTGGTGGATTGTTACGAACGTCTGGTCCCCGCTCGTGGACTGACAGAACACGCCACTTTCGTATCCTACTTTCCCAACATTACGGCGGGTCCGATTCTGCGGACTCGTCTGTTCTATTCGCAGCTGGACGCGGCGAAATCACCAGCGAGCGAGCACGATCTGGCCGGGAAGGCCCTGTTCCTCATCGCGCTGGGACTGGTGAAGAAGGTCGTCTTCGGAGATTCCTTCGCGAAGATCTCAGGTGCCGGGTTCGGTGCGGTCGAATCGCTCTCCGCACTGGAGGCATGGATCACGGTGCTATCGGCGACGTTTGAAGTCTATTTCGACTTCAGCGGATATTCCGACATTGCACTCGGGTCTGCGCAGTTGCTGGGCATGAAGCTCTCGCGAAATTTCGACGCCCCGTTTCGCAGTGCCACGATCAGCGAGTTCTGGAAACGGTGGCACATCACGCTGAGCGATTTCATCACCACGTACCTGTACACGCCACTGCTTCGACGCATGGGCAAAGTCACCCTGCGGAAGTCCGCCATGGCAACGCTGGTGGCCATGATCATTGCCGGCGTGTGGCATGGGTTCACGTGGAATTTCGCGATCTTCGGATTGCTCCACGGATTGGCGTTGGGTGGCTATCAGTACTGGAAGCGCTTGAAACGCCCCCTCCCCAGGCCACTGGACATCGTCGCGACCTTCCTGTTTGTGAGTGTGGTGTTCATCACGGTCAAGGCAGCGAGTGTCGCCATCACGATCGAGATGCTGAGCCAACTCGTGTCCCCACTCGACCCCCTGTCAACGGCGGTGCTGCGAGGCGTCATTCCCACCACAGACCTTCGTCTCATCACGGCTCCGGTGCTGCTTGGCGTGATTCTGGCCTTTGGGCAGGCCACGAGCGATCGAATTGCCAGTGCGTCGACGCCTGGGCTGCGTCGGGATCTCGTCACAATGCTGCTGTTCGTGGTGGCGCATGTCTTCATGGGCAACGGCGCGGGCACCGACTTCCGCTACCGTCAGTTCTAG
- a CDS encoding lipopolysaccharide biosynthesis protein: MSADSRRTLAGTAVRGVLWSAAAKWSTQIVTWGSTIVVAKLLDKEDFGVMAMSVVFLGIVSIFVDLGIASTAVTLRELSRGQLRQLNSVSGVLGIAGALVAAVSAPLLVLLFDEPRLRGTITVLGITIFLGGLRTVPTACLRRELDWRRLATIESISGVAGAITSIALAWAGFGYWSLVLNQVVISIVSLIALPRRAFIGYEIPDRTSLAPALLFTRRALTGQLSWYVYSNSDFFVAGKRLGVVALGAYSFAWTLVTLPLEKVAQVVNSVLPSIFAAIRGDIDRARRVLYAATELTALVVFPMTVGLAMVAPDLIRVLFGTKWIEAVAPMQALCVYGAVRSIAPALNNALLANHQERLTMWFSIMFAAVFPAAFWWASAYGAMGIALTWSILYPLFLLLQIYLASRTGVIELWPYLRSVVPGTVSVLLMTAILVLWQRSGPDLSGWSAIAADIAVGVVAYTATVIVLFRSSVERILAILKSAKSPPST, from the coding sequence ATGTCTGCCGATAGCCGTCGCACATTAGCGGGGACCGCTGTTCGCGGGGTGCTGTGGTCGGCGGCGGCAAAGTGGTCGACGCAGATCGTGACGTGGGGAAGTACCATTGTCGTCGCAAAACTGCTCGACAAGGAAGACTTCGGCGTCATGGCGATGTCCGTGGTGTTCCTGGGCATTGTCTCCATCTTCGTCGACCTGGGTATTGCTTCCACCGCGGTCACGCTGCGGGAACTGTCGCGAGGGCAGCTGCGACAGTTGAACTCCGTTTCTGGCGTGTTGGGAATCGCGGGAGCGCTGGTTGCGGCCGTGTCGGCGCCTCTTCTGGTACTCCTGTTCGATGAACCGCGGTTGCGGGGCACCATCACGGTCCTGGGAATCACGATCTTCCTCGGAGGATTGCGGACCGTGCCGACGGCCTGCCTTCGCAGAGAGCTGGATTGGCGACGATTGGCGACGATTGAATCGATCTCCGGTGTCGCCGGGGCCATCACCAGTATTGCTCTGGCGTGGGCTGGGTTCGGGTACTGGAGTCTGGTGCTGAATCAGGTAGTGATTTCCATCGTCAGCCTGATCGCGCTTCCACGACGTGCCTTCATCGGGTATGAAATTCCCGATCGAACATCCCTGGCTCCTGCGCTCCTGTTTACCCGACGAGCCCTGACGGGACAGTTGAGCTGGTACGTGTATTCCAACTCCGACTTCTTCGTGGCCGGCAAGCGGCTCGGAGTGGTGGCGCTGGGTGCCTATAGCTTCGCATGGACGCTGGTCACACTGCCACTCGAGAAGGTGGCACAGGTGGTCAACTCCGTGCTCCCGTCCATATTTGCCGCCATACGCGGCGACATCGATCGTGCACGCAGGGTGCTCTACGCCGCGACGGAGTTGACGGCGCTGGTGGTGTTCCCTATGACGGTCGGGCTGGCGATGGTCGCGCCGGATCTGATACGGGTACTCTTCGGCACCAAATGGATCGAGGCCGTCGCCCCCATGCAGGCGCTGTGTGTGTATGGCGCCGTACGAAGCATCGCGCCGGCCCTGAACAACGCGCTGCTGGCCAATCATCAGGAGCGTCTGACGATGTGGTTCAGCATCATGTTTGCTGCGGTATTCCCTGCGGCCTTCTGGTGGGCATCCGCGTACGGCGCCATGGGAATCGCACTCACCTGGTCGATTCTGTACCCACTGTTCCTGCTTCTGCAGATCTATCTGGCATCGAGAACCGGTGTCATCGAGCTGTGGCCATACCTCCGGTCGGTGGTGCCAGGAACCGTATCCGTGCTGCTGATGACAGCGATTCTGGTGCTTTGGCAGCGAAGTGGTCCTGACCTGTCCGGCTGGTCTGCCATCGCTGCGGACATCGCCGTGGGCGTCGTCGCCTACACCGCGACGGTCATTGTGCTGTTCAGATCATCGGTCGAGCGCATTCTGGCCATCCTGAAAAGCGCAAAGAGCCCGCCCTCGACCTGA